In Calditrichota bacterium, the DNA window GATGCTTGACGTGGCCTACGCAGCGGTGGGCAAGCGCTTTGGCCTGCCCACCCACGCCTATATGGCCCTGAGCGACGCGAAAGTGGTGGACGCCCAGGCCGGGCTCGAGACCGCCATGGGCGCCGTGCTGGCAGCCCTGGCCGGCATCAACGTCGTTTCCGGGCCGGGGATGCTGGATTTCGAGAGCTGCCAGAGTCTTGAGAAGTTGGTCATCGACAACGACATCTGCGGCGCCGCCCTCCGCCTGGTGGAAGGCCTGCGCGTGCGTACGCCTCGCCTTGCCGACGACCTATACGGCGCGATCTACGAGGGCGACCACTTCTTGACCTCGCCTGTTACCCTGGAGTGGTTCCGCCACGAAGTGCACACGCCCAGCGAGGCCATCGATCGCGACAACTACCAGAGCCGCCAGGCAAAGGGCGACCTGACTGCCGGTGAGAGGGCTCACCGGATCGTGGAGCGGCTCCTGTCCTCGCCCCCTCAACCGGGATTGCCAAAGGAAGTGACCGAGGAACTTCACCGCATCATGCTCCACGAGGCGCGACGCCACGGCCTACAGACGTTGCCGGGGATTTCGTAAGCTGTGAGGAGGCAGAGATGCGCGCGGAGACAGCCGTTGCTCTCGCTCTTTCGCTGCTGCTGTTGGTCGGTTTGGGCCTTTCTTGCCGCCACGAGCAGAGCCCTGTACCCCCTGCCGAACACCTGCGTGGGCTCAAAGATACGGTGGGATTCTGCTTTACTGCGGCACAGATCGAGCGTGTGGTGCACGCTGCAGAGGAGTTGGAGCGCGAAAAACTGCTCGCCAATGCCGCCCGCCTCGGCTTGGACAACGACAGCCGTTGGGTAGCTGCCGTCTGTCCCCATGACGATCACCTGCTGGCTGGAAGGGTCTATGTGCACGTGTTCCGGCACCTGCGCGCCCGGCGAGTTGTCCTGTTCGGCGTGGCCCACAAGGCCACCGACTACGGCCTCCACGACCAGCTTGTCTTTGACTCATTTAGCGCCTGGCGTGGCCCCTATGGGCCGGTGCCCGTTTCACCCCTGCGGCAGGAACTCATTGCGCACCTTCCCAAAGATTCCTACGTCATCCACGACGAGTTTCAAACCGCGGAACATTCCGTGGAGGGCATTGTCCCGTTCATCCAGCACTACGTTCGTGACGCAGAAATCGTTTCCATCCTTGTCCCACCGATGAACTGGGAGCGCATCGATCTACTCTCCGCGCAGTTGGCCAAGGCACTGGCCTCTGCCATCCGCCGGCATAGGTGGACCTTAGGAACGGACATCGCCTTCATCTGCTCCAACGACGGTGACCACTACGGCGACCAGGACTGGGGTGGCAGGAATATGGCGCCTTTTGGCGCGGACCTGTGCGGGTATCGCATTCAGACGGCCATCGACAGCTTGCTGGCCCTGTCCACTTTGGCTGGCCCATTGGCTGCGCCAAAGTTGGAGTCCTTCTGTCGCCAGGTCTGGGGAGAGGAGGACATCCGGCGGTACAAGATTCGCTGGTGCGGGAGGTTCGCCGTCCCCTTCGGCCTGGAGACCGTGCGCAAGACGGTGGCGGAGCTGGGTCTTTCGCCCCTGCAGGGGCACCTGTTGCGCTACGACACAAGCTTCCGCCTGGGAACCCTCCCGCTACCCGACATCGGCATTGGGACAACCGCCCCCTACCACATTCGCCACTGGGTGGGATACACAGCCCTCGGCTACCGGTGAAGGCAAACCGCGGCAAGGCCATGAGGAGCGTGCTCATTGTGGAGCCGTACGGCGGGGACTCCCACCTGCAGTTGGTGAGGGGCATGCAGCGGTGGCTGCCGTTTTCGTTTCGCACCATCGTCATGCCGGCGCGCAAGTGGAAATGGCGCATGCGCGGAGCAGCGTTGCACCTGGCGGAGGCCCTCACCGCCGAGGAGCCAGCCGAGACAGTTTTCTGCTCCTCCCTCCTCAGCCTCACTGACCTCCTGGCCCTGGGACCGCGCTGGCTCCGCGATGCGCGCAAGGTGGTTTACTTTCATGAGAACCAGTTTGTCTACCCGACGCGCCTGTACAGGGAGTGGGACTTTCACTTCGCGCTCACCAATCTGACCACCGCCCTTGCCGCCGACGTGGTCGTCTTCAACAGCAAGTTCAATCGGGACACGCTGCTGGAGGCGGCACCCAAACTGCTGAAGAAGTTTCCCGACTTTCGTCCGAAGGGGATCGTGGAGCGCATTGCGGAGAAGAGCCACGTCCTGCCGGTCCCCTTGGATCCCACTGAGTTTCCTCCGCCGGAGCCCAAGCAGGGGCCGGCGCGCATCATCTGGAACCACCGGTGGGAACACGACAAGGCGCCAGAAGTATTCTTTGCCGCGCTCTACGAGTTGCAGCGACGAGGTGTGGCCTTCTCGCTGGGCGTCCTCGGCCAGCAGTTCAAGGAGTGCGCGCCCGTGTTCGCTCAGGCCAGGGAGCGCTTAGCAGAGCACATCGCCCACTGGGGCTACGCTGAGTCGCGTGAAGAGTACCTCGGCATTCTCAGGAGCGGCGATATTGTCGTCTCCACCGCGTTGCAGGAGTTTTTCGGCGTGGCCGTGCTGGAGGCGGTGCGGGCCGGGTGCGCGCCTCTGGTGCCAAACCGCCTTGTCTATCCCGAGCTCTATCCTGCTGACTTTCTATACGAGGATGGCACGCTTGCCGAGCGACTCGCCTGGGCGGCAGAGCACGTCGCAGAACTGCGGCGCCAGGACTTTGCCTGTCTGGCCCGCCCTTTCGATTGGCAATACTGGATGAACGCCTACTGCGAAGTCTTGCAAGGTTAGCCCATGAATGCGCACACAGAAAGGATAGCCATGATGCTCACTCCCCTGGTAGCCCGGCTCAAGGTGCGTAGCTATGAACTCGACTCGTTTGGCCATGTAAACAATGCCAATTTTCTCCACTACTTGGAATTCGCACGAGGTGAGTTCATGGCGCTCAGGGGCATGGGCTTTGCGGACTTTGCCCGGTGGCAGGCGCGGCCCGTGGTGGTGCGTGCCTGCATCGACTTCCGCGCCCCTGCCTTCGCCGATGACCTGCTGCGCATCGAGGGGGCGATCACCACCTGGGGACGCGCTCGCTTCACGCTCTCCTACGCCATCTACAATGAGACGCGCCGCTGCCTCTGCGCCGAGGCAGAGACAGTGATGGCCTTTGTGAACATGCAGGGCAAACCGGTGGCGATTCCACAAGCCTTCCGCGAAGCCTTTATTGACGGCACACGACACGAATGAGGAGAAAGCCATGGCACAAACAGTTCTGGAGCGATTCCTCCGCTATGTGGCCTATGACACGCAATCGGCGGAGGAGGCCACAACCTTTCCCAGCACTGCGAAGCAGAAAGAGCTTGGCAAGGTGCTTGTCGAGGAGCTGCAGGCCATGGGCCTTGCCGCGCGCATGGATGAGCACGGCTACGTGTTCGGCGAGCTCCCCGCCACCAGCACCCACCGCATTCCCACTATCGGCTTCATCGCGCACTTGGACACCTCACCTGATGTCTCGGGCGCAGACGTGAAGCCCATCATCCACCGCAACTACCAAGGCGACGACATCACGTTGCCAGGCGAGCCGCCGGTGGTGATCCGCGCGACGGAAAATCCGGCCCTCGCTCACCAAATTGGCAACGACATCGTCACGTCCGACGGCACAACGCTGCTGGGCGCAGACGACAAGGCAGGCATCGCCGAGATCTTCACAGCCCTGGAGTACCTGGTCAGCCATCCGGAAATCGAGCACGGGCCGATCAAAGTGGCCATTACCCCCGACGAGGAAGTCGGCCAGGGTACCAAGTTCTTCGATGTCAAGGCGTTTGGCGCTGACTATGCCTACACGGTGGACGGCGAAACTCTGGGCGAAATAGAGAACGAAACCTTTTGTGCCGACACGGTGGTAATGACCGTGCACGGGGTAAATGTGCACCCCGGATACGCCAAGGGGAAGTTAGTCAATGCCGTTAAGATTGCCGCGGAGATCATAGAGAAGCTGCCCAAGGATCGTTTGTCCCCCGAAACGACCGAAGGGCGCGAGGGGTACGTGCATCCGAACAGCATCAGCGGAGGCGTGGAACAGACCACGATCAAGTTCTTGATCCGCGACTTTACCGTGGAAGGGCTCAAGGCGCATGAAGAGATGTTGCGCGCGCTGGCCGAAGAGGTGATGGCCCGTCATCCGCGGGCCCGGCTGGATTTCACTGTCGAAGAGTCCTACCGCAACATGAAATACAAAATAGACGAGGATCCCAAAGTGGTGGACTATGCCCTGGAAGCAGTGCGGCGGGTCGGTCTTGAGCCAAAGCTGAGCCTCATCCGTGGCGGCACTGACGGGGCGCGCCTCTGCTACCAGGGTCTGCTCACGCCGAACATCTTCACTGGAGGGCATAACTTCCACTCCAGACAAGAGTGGATCTCCGTGCAAGACATGGAAAAGGCAGTGGCAGTGCTGGTGGAACTGGTGCGTGTGTGGGCGGAGAAAGAGGCGGCTGCCTGAGATCGCTTCCCTGCGAAGGAGCGAGAAGCAATCATGAGGAGGCAAAGCTGCCGCATGAGCCGCACCGCGAATTGGGGGTGGCGATTCCAAGGGCCACGACACCATCGCGCAGCCCTCACCTGGGCTATGGCGCTGGCTGCTGTCATACGGTCGGCGTGGTGTCTCGCCCAGCAACCGCGCCCGGATACGGTGGCCTACCGCATGCCGGC includes these proteins:
- the amrB gene encoding AmmeMemoRadiSam system protein B, producing the protein MRAETAVALALSLLLLVGLGLSCRHEQSPVPPAEHLRGLKDTVGFCFTAAQIERVVHAAEELEREKLLANAARLGLDNDSRWVAAVCPHDDHLLAGRVYVHVFRHLRARRVVLFGVAHKATDYGLHDQLVFDSFSAWRGPYGPVPVSPLRQELIAHLPKDSYVIHDEFQTAEHSVEGIVPFIQHYVRDAEIVSILVPPMNWERIDLLSAQLAKALASAIRRHRWTLGTDIAFICSNDGDHYGDQDWGGRNMAPFGADLCGYRIQTAIDSLLALSTLAGPLAAPKLESFCRQVWGEEDIRRYKIRWCGRFAVPFGLETVRKTVAELGLSPLQGHLLRYDTSFRLGTLPLPDIGIGTTAPYHIRHWVGYTALGYR
- a CDS encoding DUF3524 domain-containing protein; translation: MLIVEPYGGDSHLQLVRGMQRWLPFSFRTIVMPARKWKWRMRGAALHLAEALTAEEPAETVFCSSLLSLTDLLALGPRWLRDARKVVYFHENQFVYPTRLYREWDFHFALTNLTTALAADVVVFNSKFNRDTLLEAAPKLLKKFPDFRPKGIVERIAEKSHVLPVPLDPTEFPPPEPKQGPARIIWNHRWEHDKAPEVFFAALYELQRRGVAFSLGVLGQQFKECAPVFAQARERLAEHIAHWGYAESREEYLGILRSGDIVVSTALQEFFGVAVLEAVRAGCAPLVPNRLVYPELYPADFLYEDGTLAERLAWAAEHVAELRRQDFACLARPFDWQYWMNAYCEVLQG
- a CDS encoding acyl-CoA thioesterase, encoding MNAHTERIAMMLTPLVARLKVRSYELDSFGHVNNANFLHYLEFARGEFMALRGMGFADFARWQARPVVVRACIDFRAPAFADDLLRIEGAITTWGRARFTLSYAIYNETRRCLCAEAETVMAFVNMQGKPVAIPQAFREAFIDGTRHE
- the pepT gene encoding peptidase T, with amino-acid sequence MAQTVLERFLRYVAYDTQSAEEATTFPSTAKQKELGKVLVEELQAMGLAARMDEHGYVFGELPATSTHRIPTIGFIAHLDTSPDVSGADVKPIIHRNYQGDDITLPGEPPVVIRATENPALAHQIGNDIVTSDGTTLLGADDKAGIAEIFTALEYLVSHPEIEHGPIKVAITPDEEVGQGTKFFDVKAFGADYAYTVDGETLGEIENETFCADTVVMTVHGVNVHPGYAKGKLVNAVKIAAEIIEKLPKDRLSPETTEGREGYVHPNSISGGVEQTTIKFLIRDFTVEGLKAHEEMLRALAEEVMARHPRARLDFTVEESYRNMKYKIDEDPKVVDYALEAVRRVGLEPKLSLIRGGTDGARLCYQGLLTPNIFTGGHNFHSRQEWISVQDMEKAVAVLVELVRVWAEKEAAA